The following DNA comes from Flavobacterium sp. N3904.
CTTATCCTTTTGTTCTTTATTGCAAGATTAATTGCAGGTCGGAGCATAAAACCGGTGACTATGATTACCAAAACTTCCAGTAGAATCACTAAAGATAATTTGAAAGATCGCATCGATTTACCTCAAAACCGAGACGAATTGTATGTGCTTTCTAAAACAATTAATGATTTATTGGATCGAATTGAGAATGCTGTCGAAAGGGAAAAACAATTCACATCGGATGCTTCACATGAATTAAGAACACCTCTTACCGTTTTAAAAGGAACTCTGGAAGTATTGATTCGTAAACCAAGAAATCAAGCCGAATATGAAGAGAAAATTAATTTCAGTATTTCTGAAGTGAATCGATTGAATAATTTGGTAGATCAACTGCTATTATTGGCTCGATTTGAAAATCAAAAGCAAAGTCTTAAGATCGAAAAAGTATACTTGAATGCTTTAATCTTAGACATATTGACTCTGTATTCAGGCAAAACAAATGCCAAAAAAATTGAAGTTGTATGTTCTTTTCCTAATGATTTTTATATAAAGACGGATAATTATTTGGTTTCTATTGTACTTGGAAATATTATTTCGAATGCTATAAAATATACGAATGAAGAAGGGCAAATTGTGATTAACCTCTCAAAAACCGGTTCAAAAACAATCTGTACCATATCAGATAATGGAATTGGGATATTGGCAGCAGATCTAAATAAGATTATCAACCCTTTCTTTAGATCAAATCCTACGAATCATCCTGAAATTAAAGGTTCAGGTTTGGGGCTCTCCATTGTTGAAAGAATTTCACAATTATTAAACATTGAATTTGAAATTGAAAGTGAAGTAAACAAGGGGACAACTGTATTTTTGAAATTTTAGACACATGAATAAACATCTGATT
Coding sequences within:
- a CDS encoding sensor histidine kinase, whose amino-acid sequence is MFSLSYKNRIALNYIISTAILISVVFFVIYKITSYSINKHINDDILEESSEYLEQIEIDTNNAYLIQVDQWKAHDNNSVNVNPVFVQFFDNNGKLIDKSPNLKGLQLQLYQSNKDNQFVDSFLNNRPIRQIQIPLYNKEKKVGYLFVAMSLDEATLILTNLRNTLFVAFPLILILLFFIARLIAGRSIKPVTMITKTSSRITKDNLKDRIDLPQNRDELYVLSKTINDLLDRIENAVEREKQFTSDASHELRTPLTVLKGTLEVLIRKPRNQAEYEEKINFSISEVNRLNNLVDQLLLLARFENQKQSLKIEKVYLNALILDILTLYSGKTNAKKIEVVCSFPNDFYIKTDNYLVSIVLGNIISNAIKYTNEEGQIVINLSKTGSKTICTISDNGIGILAADLNKIINPFFRSNPTNHPEIKGSGLGLSIVERISQLLNIEFEIESEVNKGTTVFLKF